A stretch of Paenibacillus mucilaginosus 3016 DNA encodes these proteins:
- a CDS encoding SanA/YdcF family protein: MRKTVTRKKALLLLASMLLLGGGTITLVDRHVQAGAAPYLYKGAEVPGAEAIVVLGAFVYADGRVSDIVRDRLDTALELYRAGKAPKILVSGDHGRQDYDEVNTMKNYLLKAGVPEEDIFMDHAGFDTYDSMYRARDVFLVRRAIVVTQEYHVKRAVYLARELGIEAYGVSADRRQYRAIAKYKAREVLARNKDFVGVHLLGMKPKYLGEAIPITSDGRATNDK; this comes from the coding sequence ATGCGCAAGACCGTCACACGAAAAAAGGCGCTGCTCCTGCTGGCTTCCATGCTGCTGCTCGGCGGCGGGACGATCACCCTCGTCGACCGGCATGTGCAGGCGGGCGCGGCCCCTTACTTGTACAAGGGAGCGGAGGTTCCCGGTGCGGAGGCGATCGTCGTCCTCGGGGCGTTCGTCTATGCAGACGGCAGAGTCTCCGATATCGTAAGAGACCGGCTCGATACGGCGCTGGAGCTGTACCGGGCGGGGAAGGCGCCCAAGATTCTCGTCAGCGGCGATCATGGCCGACAGGATTACGATGAGGTCAATACGATGAAGAATTACCTGCTGAAAGCCGGCGTGCCGGAAGAGGATATCTTCATGGACCACGCCGGATTCGATACGTACGACAGCATGTACCGGGCCCGGGACGTGTTTCTGGTCCGCCGGGCCATTGTCGTCACGCAGGAGTATCATGTCAAACGGGCGGTCTACCTCGCACGGGAGCTTGGGATTGAGGCTTATGGCGTGTCGGCGGACCGCCGTCAGTACAGGGCGATCGCCAAGTACAAGGCCCGGGAGGTGCTCGCCCGCAATAAGGACTTCGTTGGAGTCCACCTGCTGGGAATGAAGCCTAAGTACCTGGGCGAAGCGATTCCGATCACGTCCGACGGCCGAGCGACCAATGACAAGTAG
- a CDS encoding response regulator transcription factor: MATILVVDPDFRTRELIRMTLGCEGLHCLGASDAADAYQALRSQPAELAVIDSGLPGDEGWGLCEELRRLSDMPLLVLASQGELSYKVKAFKAGADDYLLKPFEPLELLLRVRALLRRCRIAASQTIVIGRTEINRKRYEVKCGERSLPLRSKEFDLLFKLASYPERIFTREQLIEQIWGADYVGDMRTVDVHIKRLREQVHALSGCIRIMTVRGLGYRLQVRG, translated from the coding sequence GTGGCGACGATTCTGGTCGTCGATCCGGACTTCCGGACCCGGGAGCTGATCCGGATGACCCTGGGCTGCGAGGGGCTTCACTGCTTGGGAGCCTCCGATGCGGCCGATGCCTATCAAGCCCTGCGCAGTCAGCCCGCCGAGCTTGCGGTGATCGACAGCGGCCTGCCCGGCGACGAAGGCTGGGGGCTGTGCGAGGAGCTGCGGCGCTTGTCGGACATGCCGCTGCTTGTGCTTGCTTCGCAGGGGGAGCTGTCTTACAAAGTGAAGGCGTTCAAGGCCGGGGCGGACGACTATCTGCTGAAGCCCTTCGAACCGCTGGAGCTGCTTCTGCGGGTCCGGGCTCTGCTGCGCCGCTGCCGGATCGCGGCATCGCAGACCATCGTTATCGGCCGGACCGAGATTAACCGGAAGCGGTACGAGGTGAAGTGCGGGGAACGCTCGCTCCCGCTGCGCTCGAAGGAGTTCGACCTGCTCTTCAAGCTGGCATCCTATCCGGAGCGGATCTTCACCCGCGAGCAGCTCATTGAACAAATATGGGGGGCGGATTACGTAGGAGACATGCGGACGGTGGACGTCCATATCAAGCGGCTTCGCGAGCAGGTGCACGCGTTGTCCGGATGCATCCGGATCATGACGGTAAGAGGGCTCGGCTACAGGCTTCAGGTGAGGGGTTAG
- a CDS encoding AMP-binding protein: MTQPPQQEAPPGGMTACLAEQRTGLPGPSAKPRRAVTAPAPRREARSGRSIHRLFAEQAEAVPLFTAMVHAGKELRYRELNAQANRIARLLADRGAGRGQFVALSAEPSPELLAGLLGILKSGAACLLDESGLLTGGRSIPGFAGAAVGLAAPGRKEALSRGRAAGGTSWLALDDGLLTEGEAPEAVPPVSADDEALVVCRPTPLGTRVTRLTHGTLAEACCREISAAGITSSDSAAWLPGCGSAAFVRSALPFLLAGADVHLLGGELADNPSALHRSLGGMSAAFLPEEACAPLLAQGRLSLRLLYAGGPRWKRVELPAAGRTDEAGQTGCGQPASGTAAQPEVHAE; encoded by the coding sequence ATGACACAGCCACCCCAGCAAGAAGCGCCGCCGGGCGGCATGACCGCCTGCCTGGCGGAGCAGCGGACCGGTCTTCCGGGACCGTCCGCGAAGCCCCGCAGAGCCGTGACGGCGCCGGCCCCCCGGCGCGAAGCGCGCTCGGGCCGAAGCATTCACCGCCTATTCGCAGAGCAGGCGGAAGCGGTTCCGCTGTTCACGGCCATGGTCCACGCCGGGAAGGAGCTCCGCTACCGGGAGCTGAACGCGCAGGCCAACCGGATTGCCCGCCTGCTGGCGGACCGCGGGGCGGGCCGGGGGCAGTTCGTCGCGCTCTCCGCGGAGCCCTCGCCGGAGCTGCTGGCCGGCCTGCTCGGCATCCTGAAGTCAGGCGCGGCATGCCTGCTCGATGAGTCCGGCCTGCTGACCGGCGGCCGGAGCATCCCGGGCTTCGCCGGAGCTGCGGTCGGCCTGGCCGCCCCCGGCCGGAAGGAGGCTCTCAGCCGCGGAAGAGCGGCCGGCGGCACGTCATGGCTCGCCTTGGATGACGGGCTGCTGACGGAAGGGGAGGCGCCGGAAGCGGTGCCTCCCGTATCCGCGGACGATGAGGCGCTGGTGGTCTGCAGGCCCACGCCGCTGGGGACCCGGGTGACCCGCCTCACGCACGGCACGCTGGCTGAAGCCTGCTGCCGCGAGATCTCCGCTGCCGGCATCACATCCTCCGACAGCGCCGCCTGGCTGCCGGGGTGCGGGAGCGCGGCCTTCGTCCGCAGCGCACTGCCGTTCCTCTTGGCCGGCGCGGATGTGCACCTGCTGGGCGGTGAGCTTGCGGACAATCCGTCAGCCCTGCACCGCAGCCTTGGCGGCATGTCGGCTGCGTTCCTGCCGGAGGAGGCCTGTGCTCCGCTGCTGGCGCAGGGGCGGCTTTCCCTGCGGCTGCTGTATGCCGGAGGCCCGCGCTGGAAGCGGGTGGAGCTGCCGGCCGCCGGCAGGACGGACGAAGCCGGGCAGACTGGCTGCGGGCAACCGGCCTCGGGAACAGCTGCACAGCCGGAAGTGCATGCTGAATAA
- a CDS encoding SDR family NAD(P)-dependent oxidoreductase, translating into MGVYLITGTSRGLGEALAARLAAKGHRVTGFNRTPNPRLREAAGDDGRYDEIACDLSEPVAAAAVFEAFLQEAAWLREADEITLVHNAGVLDPMGPAEEADPAAQQTHLQVNLTAPLLLTSAFIRAAGAWPAPHGKRVVSISSGAGRKPYAGWSAYCSAKAGLDMMTRCIALEQGGWAGERQARFHRPGRSRHRHAGDDPRHRPAALPGCRPLREAEGDGQPVYAGRSGCPAGRLARERSHEAGRHRRCARACGAVEADGPYTPAHGGGSGIRDAAAAPA; encoded by the coding sequence ATGGGCGTTTATTTGATTACAGGAACATCCAGGGGGCTCGGGGAGGCTTTGGCCGCTCGGCTGGCAGCAAAAGGTCACCGGGTCACCGGCTTCAACCGGACACCGAATCCGCGGCTCAGGGAAGCGGCGGGGGATGATGGCAGGTACGACGAAATCGCATGCGATCTCAGCGAGCCGGTCGCCGCTGCGGCGGTATTCGAAGCTTTCCTGCAGGAGGCCGCGTGGCTGCGGGAGGCGGACGAGATTACCCTGGTCCACAACGCCGGCGTGCTCGATCCGATGGGGCCCGCAGAAGAGGCGGACCCGGCGGCCCAGCAGACGCATCTGCAAGTGAATCTCACGGCTCCGCTGCTGCTGACCTCGGCATTCATTCGTGCCGCCGGGGCGTGGCCGGCTCCGCACGGCAAGCGGGTGGTCAGCATCTCCTCCGGCGCGGGCCGCAAGCCTTATGCGGGCTGGTCGGCTTACTGCAGCGCCAAGGCGGGACTCGACATGATGACCCGCTGCATCGCGCTGGAGCAGGGGGGATGGGCCGGGGAGCGTCAAGCTCGCTTCCATCGCCCCGGGCGTAGTCGACACCGGCATGCAGGAGACGATCCGCGGCACCGACCCGCGGCGCTTCCCGGATGCCGGCCGCTTCGTGAAGCTGAAGGAGACGGGCAGCCTGTATACGCCGGAAGAAGCGGCTGCCCGGCTGGCCGCCTGGCTCGAGAGCGGAGCCATGAAGCAGGGCGACATCGTCGATGTGCGCGAGCTTGCGGCGCCGTAGAGGCTGATGGCCCGTATACTCCCGCGCATGGCGGGGGCTCCGGTATTAGGGATGCTGCAGCTGCTCCAGCTTGA
- a CDS encoding thioesterase II family protein — MSNDSKWLVRTPSVQRPVMRLFTLPYAGGSASIYREWAKNLPQSIEVVSIQLPGRESRLFETPYMTLEPMMERICEVIRPLLDVPYALFGHSMGALIAYETARRLQAEGLPPAHLFASAQSAPHRRKQAEELRHLLPDDLFIDKLRSLEYTPEEVLRNRELMELLLPMLRADFSVCDTYRFTPGELLRCPVSAFGGYGDKGISQASLEAWGECTEGSFTLRMVEGDHFFIHPQKDLLTAEIAAKLLPEAAVR, encoded by the coding sequence ATGTCGAACGACTCCAAATGGCTCGTCCGGACCCCCTCCGTCCAGCGTCCGGTCATGAGATTGTTTACGCTCCCTTACGCCGGCGGCTCGGCCTCGATCTACCGGGAATGGGCGAAGAATCTGCCTCAGAGCATCGAGGTCGTCTCCATCCAGCTGCCCGGGCGGGAATCCCGGCTGTTCGAGACGCCCTATATGACGCTGGAACCGATGATGGAGCGGATCTGCGAGGTAATCCGACCGCTGCTCGACGTGCCGTATGCCTTGTTCGGCCACAGCATGGGCGCCCTGATCGCTTACGAAACGGCACGCCGCCTGCAGGCCGAAGGGCTTCCCCCGGCGCATCTGTTCGCCTCCGCCCAAAGCGCCCCTCACCGCCGCAAGCAGGCAGAAGAGCTGCGGCATCTCCTGCCGGACGACCTGTTCATCGACAAGCTCCGCTCGCTCGAATACACCCCGGAGGAAGTGCTGCGCAACCGCGAGTTGATGGAGCTCCTCCTGCCGATGCTGCGCGCGGACTTCAGCGTCTGCGACACTTACCGTTTCACCCCCGGCGAGCTTCTTCGCTGCCCGGTGAGCGCCTTCGGAGGCTATGGGGACAAAGGCATCTCCCAGGCGTCCCTGGAAGCCTGGGGCGAATGCACGGAAGGATCATTCACGCTGCGGATGGTGGAGGGCGACCACTTCTTCATCCATCCCCAGAAGGATCTGCTCACCGCCGAGATTGCGGCCAAGCTGCTTCCCGAGGCAGCCGTCCGGTAG